The genomic interval TGTTTTCATCTTTATCTTTTAACCATTCTTTAAACATTTCTGCAACTTTATCTACATCAAAACCTGGGTAATCAGACAATGCTAATAATTCTTTAATATAGGCAGTTTGAAAATCTACATGATCATGGCTAGACTTTAACCTTTCATTTTCTACTAACCATTTATTAATATCTAATCGTCTTTCTGCTTTAGTTGGTATTTTATAGCGGTCCATTATAAAATCTCTTGCAACCCAAGCTTGTGCATCAAACATATTAAAGGTGTAGTATTGATCTTGCATTCCTAAGTAAATTAAATTAGGAGTGTCATTAAAGAAAATACCTTTGTATAAGTGGTCTGGGTATAAGTTGTTTTTTGTTTTTAAACGTAATTCATCTGGTAAAAACGGAAATTTATGTTGGTATCCGGTACACATAATAACGGCATCAAATTTTTGTGAGGTACCATCTTTAAAAAATGCTGTATCTCCTTTAAAGTATTTTAACAATGGTACTTCTGTAATTCCTTCTGGCCAATTTACACCAATAGGTTTGCTTCTATAGCTTAAAGTTACCGATTTAGCACCATGTTTATGGCATTGCACACCAATATCTTCGGCAGAATAACTACTACCAATAATTAATAAATTTTGGTCTTTATATGGATCTGCTCCTCTAAAATCATGAGCATGCATTACTTGTCCTGTAAATTCTTCTATGCCTGTAAAATAAGGCATATTTGGAGTAGAGAAATGGCCAGATGCAACTACGAGGTAATCAAATTCTTCTGAATATGTTTTATCAATCTTTAAATTATCTAAAACAATTTTAAACTTTTTGGTGTCTTCATTATAATTTATCCAACGTACGGTAGTGTTAAAACGAATGTAGTCTCTAACATTATTTTTTTTGATTCTACCTTGAATATAATCAAATAAAACGGGTCTTGGTGGATAAGATGAAATAGGTTTCTTAAAATGCTCATCAAAAGAATAATCAGAAAACTCTAAACACTCTTTTGGGCCGTTAGACCATAAATATTTGTACATACTTCCATGCGCAGGTTCTCCATATTTACCAACACCTGTTCTCCATGAAAAATTCCACATACCACCCCAATTACTTTGTTTTTCAAAACAAACAACTTCTGGAACTTCTAAACCTTGTTTTTTAGCAGCTTCAAAAGCTCTTAGTTGTGCTAAACCACTTGGTCCTGCACCAATAATTGCGACGCGTTTTTTACTCATATCCATAATATGTATACATTTTTAATTTGTACATGTTTCAAGAAACAGCACAAGTATTATTAATTAATAATTTTAGTAAATAGCTACGTTTTTGTAGCATTGGAAATAACTCAGAATCCTTTTAGATTGAATTTAAGCAGTATGTAACTGTTTATTCTATGGAATTAAGGTTGTTTTTCCAGAAGTGATAAAGGTACAATTTTTATAAGGTTTTCCCTAATAATAGCATTGATTAACTTAATAGGTAGATCTGTATTATTGATTGTAGAAACAGCTTAAAGATTTTAAAATTTACCCACGAGGAACTAATTTTGGATCTTTCTTTTTCTCTCTAATTAAGTAAATTCCGATTAAAATTAGTGCGCCACCAAAAACATACCAAAAAGTAAATTTTTCTCCATCTAAAACGCCCCAAATCACCGCAACAATTGGCAGCAAATAACTTGCGGTACTTGCAAAAACGGCAGAGGTATCTTGTATTAATTTAAAATATAATAACATGGCAATTGTGGTACCAAAAACGGTTAAAAAAGCCAAATAACTTAATGGTTCTGTAAATTCTGGTTTCATTTCAAAATTTTGAACAAAACCAGTAAAATATAAAATTACCAAAGATGGAATTGCCCAAATAGAATACACAGCAGCAGTTAATTTTATAGCATTTAAATTCGGGATTCTTTCTTTTATAACTAACGCGTTTACACCATAAGATGCTCCAGCGAGTACAACTAACATAACATACCAAAAATTAGAGTCTTCTGTATTTGCTTCAGAGAAATAGATAATACTTGCAGCTCCTAGAAAACCAATTACGGCACCAAGCATTTGTGTTTTTTTGCTTTTAATTCCAAATAACAAAAAGCCAAAAACCAACACAAAAATAGGAACCAAAGAATCTAAAATACCTGCCAAGGAACTACTTACTTTAGTCTGGGCAATTGGAAACAAAAACATCGGTAAGAAATTACCGAAGAAACCAGCAATTGTTACCCATAAAATTGTCTTTTTCGACATTTTAAAAAGTGCAGGAATACCAATAACGCCTAATAGTAGCCCAGAGCCAACAACTCGTATTGCTCCAATTTCATAAGGTGTAAAAACTACCAATGATTTTTTTATCAACATAAAGGAACTTCCCCATGTCAATGCAATTACAAGTAATAAAAACCATTTATTATTTACAAAGTTTTTCATAATATTAAAGTAGTAAAGCAGTTTTTCTAATAACTATTTCTTATAAATAGCACATTTTATAAGTCTATATAGTAGGTGTTTGAATAATTATTTCTATAGTATCTTTCTAATTGTAATAGATAGACATTAAATCATTTTTTAATCCAATTTGTGGGTTTAGCTATTTTTTAAAGTCATAATAATTCTTTTTTCATTCTCTAGAAAATAGTCTTCTATAATTGTTTCGCCTTTAAAACCTAGCTCTTTATAAATATTAATTGCTGCAGCATTATCAGGATGAACTGTTAAGCATATTTCTAAACAATTTTCATCCTTTAGCAGGTTGACCAACTTGTTCGTTAGTTTCTTTCCTATTTGTTTACCTCTAGCTTCTGGATGCACACCTAATGATAGAACCCAAGCTTTTTGGTTATTGGTGTTTAATGCACCTACTGCAAAGCCTAAAATTTTATTATTTTCTTTGGCGAGTATAAATAAATTATTAGTAATGTCAAACAATTGACGTATTACAAAAGCAGGGTAACTACCTGCATTAAAAACAAGTTGCTCAAGTGCTAACACTTCTTTTAAGTCTTCTGTTTTTACGGTTTGAATAGTAATCATATTCTTTTTTTTGTGCTTTAATAAATTAAAATACTTGTAATTATAAGTGTTACTTACTGGATGTGCAGTAAAGCAAAATTAGCAAAGATTTTTATAAAAAGGTTACAGTTCTAAAAAGAAAAAAGAGACTTATTAATAATGGAAAGTTCCAATATTTAATAGTCTCTTTTATGTTCTTTATTTGATCTAAAATAAAACGCAAGCACTATAGTGCGGTTTATAGATAAAATAATGTTGTAAAAGATTTATTTTATTCAATAGCTTCAAAAACAGCTAAAGGAGCTCTTCTTCCAAGGTTTAATGATAGAATGTTATCCTTAATTGTGTAGTTGTCTGCTATTTCAAATATTTTTAATAATTCAGATTCATTAACAGCTGTATCTGGACACATTTTTAAAGTTGTTAGCATTTTTTTAAATTCAATTCTATTGCCTTCTTTTAAAATAAATTCTCCAGAAATTGTATTACAACCTGTAAAACCAGTAAGGCTGTTTGTATCTGTATTTAAAGTGATAAAGATTTCACGCTCTAAGTTGTCTGCTTTGGCAACGTCTTGTCCTTCTAGAGTTTTAAGTTGCCAATGTTTTTCTGTAATAGAATTCGTTAAAGTATCCTTGTTTTTTTTCTTATCAGAATTACAACTTATAGTTATCATTGCTATCATTGTAAATACTATTATTAATTTAGTTTTCATAATTTTTCCTTTTTATTAGAGTATAAATATAGTTTTGGTTCGTGTAATAGCGAACCGAATTAATGTAAAGTGTTGTTAAAGTTTGTTTTTTGAATTGGAATAAATGGCATCTAAATTTCTGAACTTTTAAATTTTGTCATTCTAAGAAAGGTTACTTTTATTAGTGGTATCAATAGAAACAAATACTTGTTTATGTATTAGATGTTACTTCCTTCTAATTTTTTTGTTAATAAAAACTTGGTTTATACTGTGTTTATACTGTTTTTTTTAGAGGAATTTAATTCATAGATTTACAAATTAATCTTGAGGTTAAATTAGATTCAATTAAAATTATTTCTCAAAGTAAACTTTTTCAACAAAATCAATTTATCTTATGAAAGTTCGTGAATATTTTATAATCATTTCTATTCTTATAACAGCAGCTGTTATTGTTATCGCTCAATTTTGGTTTCCAATTGTTTGGTCTTTCTTATTGATTGGACCGTTAATTATTTTAGGGCTTTTTGATGTTTTTCAAACAAAGCATACTATTAGACGTAATTTTCCATTATTAGGTAGGTTTAGATATATTTTAGAATCTGTAAGGCCAGAAATTATGCAGTATTTTGTAGAAACAGATACTGAGGGGAGACCATTAAACCGAATTTTAAGATCTTTAGTTTATAGAAGAGCAAAGGGAGAAAATGATACAGAACCTTTTGGAACTCAGATGGATTTGTACCATTCTGGTTATGAATGGTTAGAGCATTCTATGTATGCGAAAAATAATCCAAAAGAAATTGAAGAATTTCCAAGGTTATTAATTGGTGGTAAAGACTGTAAACAACCCTATTCTTCTAGTTTACTTAATATATCTGCAATGAGTTTTGGATCTTTAAGTAAAAATGCTGTTTTAGCATTGAATAAAGGAGCAAAAATGGGGAATTTTGCACATAATACTGGTGAAGGAGCTATTAGTGAATACCATTTAGAACATGGAGGGGATTTAATTTGGCAAGTTGGTACTGGATATTTTGGTTGTAGAAATGAAGACGGAACTTTTAATGAAACAACTTTTAAAGAAAATGCCATTAAACCATCGGTTAAAATGATAGAAATTAAACTATCACAAGGTGCTAAACCTGGTCATGGTGGAATTTTACCAGCTTCTAAAAATACTGAAGAAATTGCAAAAATTAGACACGTAAAACCAGGTATTGCGGTGCATTCTCCACCTTCTCATTCTGCTTTCTCTAACCCAATTGAATTTATGTATTTTATTAAAAGGTTAAGAGAACTTTCTGATGGAAAACCGATTGGTTTTAAATTATGTTTAGGAAGAAAACAAGAGTTTATGGATTTTTGTGAAGCGATGATTTTTACAGGAATACAACCAGATTTTATTACTGTTGATGGTGGAGAAGGAGGAACTGGTGCAGCACCTGTAGAATTCTCTAATTCAATGGGAATGCCATTGCGTGAAGGTTTAATTTTTGTACACGATACGCTAGTTGGTTTTGGATTAAGAAAAGATATTAAAGTAATTGTGGCAGGTAAAATTATATCAGGTTTTCACATGGCTAGAGCCATTTCTTTAGGAGCAGATGGCTGTAATAGTGCACGTGCAATGATGCTTGCAATTGGTTGTATCCAAGCGTTACAGTGTAATTCTAATACTTGTCCTGTTGGTGTGGCAACTCAAAATAAATCTTTAGTTAAAGGATTGGTTGTAGAGGATAAAGCACCAAGAGCAAAAAGATATCACGACGCTACTATTCATAGTTTTTTAGAACTGGTTGCAGCTGCAGGTTTAAATGAACCTAGTGAACTAACAAGAGATCATATTAGTAAAAGAGTAGGTTTATATAATGTAAAAACTTACGAAGAAATTTATCCTTATTTAAAAGAAGGGTGTTTGCTTGATATAAGTACGATTCCTTTAGAATATAAAAAATTCTTTCATCTTACAAGAGTTATGAGTTAGATATATAACTCGTAGCATAAAGGTGATATTTTCTAATTAGAAAGTATCACCTTTTTTTGTTTACAATGTGATAAAAATTCTTACATACGAAATTATATAAACTCTTTGTTTTTAGATTTTACCTTATTTGTCGCTTTTATTTACTTGAAGAACCTGAGAAAAGAGGACTAAAAATAGTGTTTTTTCTAAAAATCTAAAAGGATAGCTTAAAAGCAGCCGTTGACGATTTTTTTTTCTAAATTAGGAGTTGAAAATAAGAAATTAAAATCAAATTTTATTCTGATGAAAATTTATAAGCTAGAAACGGTAAATGACCATATTTTAAAAGCATTTATAAAGTTAATTCCACAACTTAGCACTAGCTGTATTTTGCCTAGCCAAAAAGATTTGGAAGATATTGTTAGCTCTAATAATACGATGCTTTTTATAGCCGAAGAAAATAATAATATTTTAGGGACACTAACACTTGTTTTTAATAAGATACCTACTGGTAATAAAGTTTGGATTGAAGATGTAGTTGTTGATAATACAGCAAGAGGTAAAGGAGTTGGAAAGAAGTTGACTCAATTTGCTATAGAATATACAGCAAATAAAGGTATTAAGAGTATCAATTTAACATCGAGTCCAGATAGAATTGCTGGCAATGAATTATATCAAAAACTAGGTTTTATTAAAAGAGAAACAAATGTTTATCGACTAACAATTGAGTAGCTTTTTTAATTAAAGACTCAATAAGTAATGATCTAAAGTTACATCATTTTAGTTTTCTATTGTTTGAGATGGTTCCTTGAATGTGATATAGACTTTTTTTATATAGAAGAACCTCAATGTGAATTATTTTAAAATTATCATAGAAAAGTTTAACTTATTCCTGAAATAAAAATGAAGCCAACTCTACATTTAAGTTTTCCTTTATTTTATATTTCATTTAAATCCTCTGAAGAAAAGTAATTTTAAAGAAATATTTTAGGTTTTGTGATTTATCTTGAAGATCTTAATATAGAAAAGAGACTTAATAAAAGAAGTATATTATTTCTAACTTATTATAAATTCATTATTATCTTAAAACAGAAAAACTTTAGTATTTTTATTGCCTTATTAAACTTCCATACGCCAATGTTAAAGAAATATTGCTTCGCTTTTTTACTTACATTTTTTTGTGTAGTCAGCTTTTTTTCTCAAGAAAATAGCATTGAATATGCGAAAAAAATCACCATTTCTGATGGTTTAGCACATAATGGAGTAACATCTGTATTAAAAGATAGCAATGGTTTTTTATGGGTTGGAACTTATGAGGGGATTAATAAATATGATGGTTACAAGCTGGTCACCTTTAAAAACACCATAGATAAAGATATTCTTACAAGTAACAGAGTTAGATCTATTACAGAAGATCACAAAAAAAATATATGGATTGGTACCGATCAGGGTGTTACGATATATAAGTCTTCTCAAGAAAAATTTATCAAATTATATTCCAATAAACTTATTGGTAAAGACAATAGTGGTCCCATAATAAGAAAGGTTTTTATCAATAAGAAAAACAACAAGATTTACTGTTTAACAGAAGGTAATGGAGTTTTTCTATTCGATGAAGATTATAAGTTAATAAATCGATTTGATCCAAAAGTAAACGAACCTAACAATTTAAAATTTTATGATGTTTTAGAGTTAAAGGATGAAAATTTAGTATTTATTACATCAAATGGGGTGTATTTTTTTGACACTTTAAAAAATAGTTTTAAAAAGATATTAGATAAAAATATCAATTATGCTACCGGAATTACTAGGGTAAATGAATCTCTATTTTTAATTAATTTAGAGTATGGTTTAGGAGTGGTTTGCTACAATGCAGCAAAAAACGAATTTACTTTTAAAGAACAAATATTATCAGAAAAGCAGTTAAATAACTTATCTATAGATGATAATGGAGATTTATGGGTTGGTACCTTAAATAAGGGGATTCTTAAAATTAATGACATTAAAAAGAACCTAACCTGTAATAGTGTAAAACCTTTTAAAATACAATATTTTAATGATGGTTTAGATAGACTAAGAATTAGTAGCATAATTTCTGCGGCTAATAATATTTGGGTTGGTACTTTTAATAAAGGTTTATATCAGTTTGATATTAAAGAAACTCCCTTTAAGAAGTATAATAGAAAAATGGATTATAAGTATGGTATTGCTTCTAATTCGATTACTCATTTTTCTAATTTAGATAGTCAAAGAGTTTATATTACGGGCGTTTTTGGGGGCATTTCTTTGTTTAATACAGAAACAGAACTATTTGAACCCTTACCTTTTAACATACCTGAAAATTATTTATTAAGTGTTTCATCTGTTTTTGTAGATTCAAAAAAAAATACTTGGTTAAAAATTACGGGAGTTGGTTTTTTTAGGATAAAACCAGGAAGTAAAAATCTAGAGAAAATAACATCTAATTATTTTATAAATAGTCCATTACAAGCTTTTAGGTCTTTTACCGAAGATAGATATGGGAATATTTGGATTGGTGCTAGTCAAGGTGTTTTTAAAATAACTATAGATAATTCAAATACAATTAAAAATATAGAATCTTTAAATGAGAACCCTTATTTTGATTCTAAAAAAATTGCATTAGCAAGATATATTTATGCAGATCCACAAAAGAATTTTATCTGGATCGGAGTAGATTCAGACGGATTGTTTAGAGTTGATAATCTTAAAGATACACCATTAGAAGAGTTAAGTATTCATCAATTTGTAAATGATAAAAATGATAAAACCTCAATATCAAGTAATTTTGTAACATCAATTTTAAGGTTGCCAAATGGCGATTTATGGGTTGGAACAGAGAGTGGTGGAATTTGTAAAGTAGAAACAAAAGATAATGGATTAGCCTTTACTTCTTTTACCGAAAAAGATGGACTTTCAAATAATGTTGTAAAGAGTATATTGGCTGATAATGAAAATAGTTTATGGGTTTCTACCAATATTGGTTTAAATAAATTTGATTTAAAAAGTAAGGTTTTTAGAAAGTTTAATTTGGTAGATGGTTTGCCTTTTGAAGACTTTTTATTCTCTTCCGAAAAATTGAAGAATGGTACACTTCTTTTTTCTGGCGTAGATGGATTTTGTTATTTTAATCCGGATAAGATTATTAATAAAGAAGAATTGCCTAAAGTTCAATTAGAGAATTTAAAAATATTTAATCGTGCAATTTCTCCTGGAGATACTATTAAAGATAGGGTAATCTTAAAAAGTAGTTTGTCAGAATTAAAAGAGATAGAACTACAACATGATGAAAACGTATTTTCTTTTGATATTGCAAGTCTACATTTTTCTAATCCTAAAAACCATTCATTAAGGTATAAGTTACATCCAATTAATAAAGATTGGGTAGTAACAGCATCAAATAATAATGTTGTTAATTATAGTGGTTTACAACCAGGTGATTATGAATTAAGTTTTATGGCTTCGAATTCATTAAATGAATGGACAGTACCTAAAAAGCTAAAAATTGTAATTGTTCCTCCTTTTTGGAAAACCAACACTGCTTATTTTATTTACGCATTGTTAATTTTACTAATACTTTATTTAATTATTTCTACGATCACTAAAATTCAATCTTTAAATCATAATGTAGCCATAGAGAAATTAGAA from Polaribacter sejongensis carries:
- a CDS encoding flavin-containing monooxygenase codes for the protein MSKKRVAIIGAGPSGLAQLRAFEAAKKQGLEVPEVVCFEKQSNWGGMWNFSWRTGVGKYGEPAHGSMYKYLWSNGPKECLEFSDYSFDEHFKKPISSYPPRPVLFDYIQGRIKKNNVRDYIRFNTTVRWINYNEDTKKFKIVLDNLKIDKTYSEEFDYLVVASGHFSTPNMPYFTGIEEFTGQVMHAHDFRGADPYKDQNLLIIGSSYSAEDIGVQCHKHGAKSVTLSYRSKPIGVNWPEGITEVPLLKYFKGDTAFFKDGTSQKFDAVIMCTGYQHKFPFLPDELRLKTKNNLYPDHLYKGIFFNDTPNLIYLGMQDQYYTFNMFDAQAWVARDFIMDRYKIPTKAERRLDINKWLVENERLKSSHDHVDFQTAYIKELLALSDYPGFDVDKVAEMFKEWLKDKDENILTYRDKTFKSVVTGTMAETHHTEWMDELDDSKERYLFEDQKEKALEEKEPV
- a CDS encoding DMT family transporter; this encodes MKNFVNNKWFLLLVIALTWGSSFMLIKKSLVVFTPYEIGAIRVVGSGLLLGVIGIPALFKMSKKTILWVTIAGFFGNFLPMFLFPIAQTKVSSSLAGILDSLVPIFVLVFGFLLFGIKSKKTQMLGAVIGFLGAASIIYFSEANTEDSNFWYVMLVVLAGASYGVNALVIKERIPNLNAIKLTAAVYSIWAIPSLVILYFTGFVQNFEMKPEFTEPLSYLAFLTVFGTTIAMLLYFKLIQDTSAVFASTASYLLPIVAVIWGVLDGEKFTFWYVFGGALILIGIYLIREKKKDPKLVPRG
- a CDS encoding GNAT family N-acetyltransferase gives rise to the protein MITIQTVKTEDLKEVLALEQLVFNAGSYPAFVIRQLFDITNNLFILAKENNKILGFAVGALNTNNQKAWVLSLGVHPEARGKQIGKKLTNKLVNLLKDENCLEICLTVHPDNAAAINIYKELGFKGETIIEDYFLENEKRIIMTLKNS
- a CDS encoding META domain-containing protein, which gives rise to MKTKLIIVFTMIAMITISCNSDKKKNKDTLTNSITEKHWQLKTLEGQDVAKADNLEREIFITLNTDTNSLTGFTGCNTISGEFILKEGNRIEFKKMLTTLKMCPDTAVNESELLKIFEIADNYTIKDNILSLNLGRRAPLAVFEAIE
- a CDS encoding FMN-binding glutamate synthase family protein, whose product is MKVREYFIIISILITAAVIVIAQFWFPIVWSFLLIGPLIILGLFDVFQTKHTIRRNFPLLGRFRYILESVRPEIMQYFVETDTEGRPLNRILRSLVYRRAKGENDTEPFGTQMDLYHSGYEWLEHSMYAKNNPKEIEEFPRLLIGGKDCKQPYSSSLLNISAMSFGSLSKNAVLALNKGAKMGNFAHNTGEGAISEYHLEHGGDLIWQVGTGYFGCRNEDGTFNETTFKENAIKPSVKMIEIKLSQGAKPGHGGILPASKNTEEIAKIRHVKPGIAVHSPPSHSAFSNPIEFMYFIKRLRELSDGKPIGFKLCLGRKQEFMDFCEAMIFTGIQPDFITVDGGEGGTGAAPVEFSNSMGMPLREGLIFVHDTLVGFGLRKDIKVIVAGKIISGFHMARAISLGADGCNSARAMMLAIGCIQALQCNSNTCPVGVATQNKSLVKGLVVEDKAPRAKRYHDATIHSFLELVAAAGLNEPSELTRDHISKRVGLYNVKTYEEIYPYLKEGCLLDISTIPLEYKKFFHLTRVMS
- a CDS encoding GNAT family N-acetyltransferase, with translation MKIYKLETVNDHILKAFIKLIPQLSTSCILPSQKDLEDIVSSNNTMLFIAEENNNILGTLTLVFNKIPTGNKVWIEDVVVDNTARGKGVGKKLTQFAIEYTANKGIKSINLTSSPDRIAGNELYQKLGFIKRETNVYRLTIE
- a CDS encoding hybrid sensor histidine kinase/response regulator transcription factor, which translates into the protein MLKKYCFAFLLTFFCVVSFFSQENSIEYAKKITISDGLAHNGVTSVLKDSNGFLWVGTYEGINKYDGYKLVTFKNTIDKDILTSNRVRSITEDHKKNIWIGTDQGVTIYKSSQEKFIKLYSNKLIGKDNSGPIIRKVFINKKNNKIYCLTEGNGVFLFDEDYKLINRFDPKVNEPNNLKFYDVLELKDENLVFITSNGVYFFDTLKNSFKKILDKNINYATGITRVNESLFLINLEYGLGVVCYNAAKNEFTFKEQILSEKQLNNLSIDDNGDLWVGTLNKGILKINDIKKNLTCNSVKPFKIQYFNDGLDRLRISSIISAANNIWVGTFNKGLYQFDIKETPFKKYNRKMDYKYGIASNSITHFSNLDSQRVYITGVFGGISLFNTETELFEPLPFNIPENYLLSVSSVFVDSKKNTWLKITGVGFFRIKPGSKNLEKITSNYFINSPLQAFRSFTEDRYGNIWIGASQGVFKITIDNSNTIKNIESLNENPYFDSKKIALARYIYADPQKNFIWIGVDSDGLFRVDNLKDTPLEELSIHQFVNDKNDKTSISSNFVTSILRLPNGDLWVGTESGGICKVETKDNGLAFTSFTEKDGLSNNVVKSILADNENSLWVSTNIGLNKFDLKSKVFRKFNLVDGLPFEDFLFSSEKLKNGTLLFSGVDGFCYFNPDKIINKEELPKVQLENLKIFNRAISPGDTIKDRVILKSSLSELKEIELQHDENVFSFDIASLHFSNPKNHSLRYKLHPINKDWVVTASNNNVVNYSGLQPGDYELSFMASNSLNEWTVPKKLKIVIVPPFWKTNTAYFIYALLILLILYLIISTITKIQSLNHNVAIEKLEKDTVKELNESKLRFFSNISHEIKTPITLISGPVDVLLDRYKNNLDVSEKLSLVKRQTKKIKQLVDQVHDFRRAEANLLKMHYTRFNFNDFLQELANDFMFLASKDQKEFQLVAKNKNIIVSGDKSKIEKICNNLINNAFKYTKAGDTIKIEFSCDEKDLNVSVIDTGMGIDEVDLEHVFERFYQSESTQKEHIAGSGIGLAFSKKLVEMHYGYINATSTVNEGTTISFQLPIVKQQVEEDEVLDKKTVELPKEKEIVIDKQIVEEDLTTVTVSGEFSDALVFYAEDNLEMRTYVTGILSKYFTVRAFRDGQECLEALENNWPDIVISDVQMPQLNGLDLCIAIKSDLKTSHIPVILLTALTNIEDHVRGLRDGADAYIKKPFNVQRLITNTEALLSNRKQLRERYQVGIPLTKENNKNNRNDNAFLEKLYSIMEENLDNQDFDINTLAKELYLNRTHFYQKVKVLTNQTPFELIKMYRLKKAAQFLVHQKLSVNEVFLMTGFKSRTHFTKIFKEKYNVSPSKYGAENENKLS